The following proteins come from a genomic window of Natronosalvus vescus:
- a CDS encoding DUF357 domain-containing protein: MAADLEEKTDRYGTLLAEALEAATVAPPAETPMAVAAEECYEMAESYLEDGRHFRDDDDLVNALAAFSYGHAWLDAGARVGLFDVPTEGHLFTV; encoded by the coding sequence ATGGCCGCAGATCTCGAGGAAAAGACCGATCGCTACGGAACGCTACTCGCGGAGGCCCTCGAGGCAGCGACGGTCGCCCCACCAGCGGAAACACCGATGGCAGTGGCCGCCGAGGAGTGTTACGAGATGGCCGAATCGTACCTCGAGGACGGCCGTCACTTTCGGGACGACGACGATCTGGTGAACGCGCTCGCGGCGTTCTCCTACGGCCACGCCTGGCTCGATGCGGGTGCTCGTGTCGGCCTCTTCGACGTCCCCACGGAGGGACACCTTTTTACTGTCTGA